The bacterium genome includes the window GGTCTTTCTGGCTGCCGTTTTCGGGGCCGGTGCGTGCCTGTTTGTGGCCACTTCTATGTGGACCCTGGTGGGGTCGGCGTTGCTCGTCGGCGGGCTCGGAGTGTGCGCGGGTACGGTCTACGTGTTGGGGATCACCTTGCTCCAGGAGAGTGCCACCGAAGAGCTGCGAGCCCGGGTATTCGCCGGTCTCTTCACGCTGGTGCGGTCGTCGGTGATGCTCGCTCTGTTGCTCGGACCGGCGTTGGCCCTGTTCCTCAACGGGCTGTCGGACAAGTTCTTCGACAAGGAGGTGAATATTCTTGGATTTGACGTGATCATCCCCGGAGTTCGCCTCACGCTGTGGCTGGCCGCTCTCATCATGGTGGCCGCTGGTTTCTTGACCCTGGCCACCCGAAGCAGGGCCGGGGGACGGACTGCCAGCCCATGACCGGTCGCCTAATTGCGTTCGAGGGCGGCGAGGCTGCTGGCAAGAGCACGCAAGCCAAGCTCCTTGCTGAGCGATTGGGGGCGGTGCTGACCTTCGAGCCGGGCGCCACCGATTCGGGGGCCCGGATTCGCTCGCTGGTGTTGGATTCGCCCGATCTGGCGCTGTCTCCCCACGCCGAGGCCCTGTTGATGGCCGCCGACCGGGCCCAGCACGTTGCCGAGGTGATCCGACCCGCCTTGGAGTCGGGGATTCACGTGGTCACCGATCGGTTTATCGGGTCGTCCCTGGCCTATCAGGGCTTCGGACGCCACTTGGGGGTTGACGATGTTCTGGCCCTGTCGCTGTTTGCCACCGGTGGTCTACAAAGCGACCTGAATGTTTTGTTGGAGGTGTCCGAGGAGGTGGCCCGGTCTCGCCAGTCATCGCCCGGCGACCGAATCGAAGCTGAGAACGCCGACTTCCATCAGCGGGTGCTCAACGGATTCCGAACCCTGGCCCAGCAGGACCCTGAGCGGTGGGTGGTGCTTGACGGAGGCCGATCGGTTGGAGAAGTGGCCGAGGCGGTGTACGCCGCGGTTCGGGATCGACTCGGTGTCTGACTCGTTGAACCTGGATGTGCGGCCACCCGATTCGCTGGGCGACTCGCTGCCCGGCATCGACGATGCCGTCGACGATGTCTGGGCTCGGTTGGAGGGTCAGCCCCGGGCAGCCGAGATCCTGGCCTCGGCGGCGGCCCAGCCGGTTCACGCCTATCTGTTCTGCGGCCCGAGGGGCACCGGCAAGCGCACCGCCGCTTTGGCTTTTGCCGCATCGCTGATCGGAACCGACTCTCGCAGTCGCCGCTTGGCATTGTCGGGTCGCCATCCTGATCTGTCCGTCCACGAACCCGAGGGTCGGACGCTTCGGGTGGCCGAGGCCGACGAGATCATCTTTGAAGCGTCTCGCAGCCCGGTGGAAGGGCGACACAAGGTGATCGTCTGCGACCGGTTCCACACCGCTGAGCCCGAGGCAGTGGCCAGCCTGCTCAAGACCATCGAAGAGCCGCCTCCCACCGTGGTCATCGTGCTGTTGAGCGAAGAGATCCCTCCCGACCACACCACCGTGGCCTCCCGCTGCGTCATCGTCGAGTTCGACCCGGTGCCCGACGAGGATGTGCGCCGCATCCTCGAGCGCGAGGGGGTGAGCTCTGAGGGGCTAGGCGACATCGTGGCCGCCGCCGCGGGAGACGTGAGCCGGGCTCGCCTGCTGGCCACCGACGCCAGCCTCAGCGCTCGGCGTCAAGCGTGGGCTGGCGCGCCGGCCCGACTGGACGGCACCGGGAACACGGTGTCGGCGCTGGTCGACGAGCTGCGGGCGCTAATCGACGAGGCTCAGGAGCCGCTGACGGCTCGCCAGCGGACCGAGTCCGACGAGTTGGCCCGCGTAGAGGCCGACGTGGGCCCCCAAGGCCGTCTCCGCCGAGAGATGGACGCCCGCCACCGCCGCGAGCAGCGCCTTCTGCGGGTTGACGAGCTGCGATTCGGACTGGCCACCCTGGCCGCCTTCTACCGCCAGCAAATTGCTGACGACCACCACCCCCAGGAAGCGGTGGTCGCTATCACCCGCATCCGCGACGCCCACGCCGGCCTGGTCCGAAACCCCAACGAGCCCCTCCTGCTCCAAGCCCTTTTCCTGTCTTTACCCCGGGTGCATCACTGGTAGCCTGACGCCCGCGCCCGAGTAGCTCAGTCGGCAGAGCAATTCATTCGTAATGAATAGGTCAGGAGTTCGATTCTCCTCTCGGGCTCTGCGGGGAGCTTCGCAATAGCCGCACAGGACATAGAACCACGCCGTCTCCGCATACCCGGCCCGCTCCCAACAAGTTTCAACTGGAGTCAATGATCCGTCGCCCGAATCCCCAATGAACGCTGGGTTTTTGGTTCTGCTCTAAACTACTCTAAATATTTTAGAGTAAGGTGGGCATGCGGAACACGATGTCAGGAGCTCGCCGATGACAGCCAAAACCTCGGACCTTGCCTTGGCCGCCGACGTGCAGGAACGCGGAGCGCTCCTGCACGGGCTGTCGGAGGATCAATGGTTCGACCGGAAGGGTCCACGGCTGGGGGCGCGACAGCTCGGGGAGGTGCTCGTGGGGTTCGCCAATGCCGACGGCGGCACCATCGTCATCGGACTCAGCGATGGGCGAGTGGAGGGAATCAACGCCGCCGGCGCTGAATCGCTGTCGGGCTGGCAACAAGCCGCCATGGACTTCACCATGCCGACCGTGCCGTGCGAGACCCGGCTCGTGGAATGCATCAATCACCGCGGCGACGCCGACCGCCTGCTCGTGCTGCGGGTGGAGGCGTCAGGCGTCGTGCATGCCACCACCGACGATACGGCTTACCTGCGAGTGGGCGACGAGACGCGCAAGCTGCGTTTTGACCAGCGCCGCGAACTGCTCGCCGACAAGGGGCAGGCGGCATACGAGGCAGCCACGCTGCCGGAGGTGAGCGTCGCTGATCTCAATGCCGGTCTGCTGAGCGAGTACGCACGGGCGGCCGGCTCCAGTGACCCCAGGCGGCTGCTGGCGGCCCGGGGACTCGTGACCGCCGGCGACGAGGTCACGGTGGCGGCAGCGCTGTTGTTTGCCCCGACGCCGCAGAGGTGGCTCCCTCAGGCTGATGTGCGCGTCGTGCGCTATCGCGGCCGCGAGCGGCGCTCCGGACGCCACCAGCAGATCGACTCTGACGTGCGCTTCGATGGCCCCCTGCCGCACCAGCTCACCGCGGCGCGAGAGGCGATCATGAGCTTGATCCCGAGTCGACGGGTTTTGGGACGCCACGGTCGATTCGAGGACATGCCGATCGTCCCCGCAGACGCATGGCTCGAAGGCTTGGTCAATGCCGTGGTGCATCGCTCCTATAGCTATTCGGGGGATCACATACGGATCGAGATCTTCGACGACCGGATCGAGGTTCACAGCCCTGGCCGATTTCCCGGTCTGTCCGACCCGGCCGACCCGCGTGAGGTGATGCGATTCGCCCGCAATCCTCGCATAGCCCGCGTGTGCGCCGAATTGCGCTTTGGGCAGGAACTCGGCGAAGGCATCCGGCGCATGTTTGACGAGATGCGCAGCGCCGGTCTCGCTGACCCCGCCTATACCCAGACATCGACATCGGTGCAGCTCACGCTGTCGAGCTTCACGGTGAACGTGGCTCTCGAACAGCAGCTCATGCCGCGGCAGAAACAGATTCTGAGCCTGCTGCGTGCTCATGACGGTCTGTCTACTGGCGATGCCGTGGACGCCAGCGGATGGTCTCGCCCTGTTGTGCTCAAAGACCTCGGGCGACTTCGCGAGCTGGGGCTCATCGAGTGGCGAGGGCGGTCGCGCAACGACCCGTGGGCCTATTGGCAGGTGCGCGAGCAGGCTCGTTGAGGGCGTTTACTCTCAACAAGGCTCAACTGGAATTAAAGACTCATCGGCCGAAACCCCCCTGTACGCTGGGTTTTCGGCTCTACTCGTATCTACTCTAAATATTTTAGAGCAGATACGACCCAGCTGGACCCGGCGAAGGATTCACCCGGAACCAGTGGCTGGTACTGACGCCTGGATATCCCGTCGGCGAGGCAGTGGTGGCCATCGACCGCATCTGCTAGGCCCACGCGTGCCTGGTCGGCAGTCCAAACGGATGCTTCCTCCAACCTGATACCTGCCTGTCGAATGACTGGCTGAGCTTGACGCCGCTGCGCCCGTCGGGTTGGCCTCGGTACACCCGTATCCCCGTTAGCCTGCGTCCTGGGTCTATTGCGTGCCCGAGGCGGCACAGGAGTTCGCCCAGTCGGAGAGGATCAACGCTTCCCAGCCAAGGAGCAGCCCTACCGGATGGGAAGAACAGGTCGCGGGCACAGTGGTAGACGTTCTGATAGTCGATGAATACTGCGACTCTGGTATCGGGCATGGAACCACATGACTTTGGGCAAAAAATAGCCCCGCCATGCCCTGCAAAGCAGACCAGGCGGGGAAGATTGATCAGAGGCTATCGGTGGTGGTGTGGAAGCACAACCAATTTCGCCGGTTCACACATCAGCCGGCTCCGGGATGCCCACGCCGGCCTGGTCAGAGACTCCAGCGGGCTCCGGAGCCTGCCCAGCGAGGTCTGACAAGGCTATGGTGCCCTGATGAGACTTCCCAACGCCGAAACTGTCGAGGCGCTGCACCAGGCCGAGACCGGTACCGATCTTGTGGAGTACCTGACGCTTGAGGATCTCAAGGCCAAGGCGTAGACGCTAAGGATAGGGTTCAGTTACGAGCCGTCCACCAATCGCATGGGGAGCATGGTGAGGGAGGAGATGCTGCCGTCGACGGCGGAGGTGGTGTAGCCGGTCAGGGTTGCCCAATCGCCGGAGGCGGGGCGCTGGTCGAACGGTAGCGAGGTTTCGAACGGGAGGTTCTGACCGAGGGCTCCACCCTGGGCCAAGGCCAAGCCCAGCAGGCCGTCCTGGTCCTCAATTTGGAACACGATCGTGCCCTCGAAACCGTTGCCTTCGCCCCGCACCAACGTGCCGCCGGCCAGCAGTTCGCCGATTGCCGGGGACTCCACCACGATGTCCTCAGATTGAGCGCTGATCACCACCCAGGCCAGGGCGCCGTCGTCGAGTTGAACCTGCTGCATAAGGATGGTGGTGGCCAACCCGAACGGCGAGCCGTCCTCGGCCAGCCTGGGCAGCTCGGCGGTGGCCGTCATTTCGGATTGGACGGCCGGTCGAGGCACGGCGGCCCTTTCTCCGCGGGCCACCTGCTGGGCGAAGCCTGCCGCCGCCTCATCAGGGGTGCTCGGCCACACCTCGGGCTCGAATCTGGGCCACACCAGGAGTTCCGGGAAGGGGATGGAGGCGGGTCTAGGGATTGCGGTTGGGGTTGGCGTTGGGGTCGGCGTCGGGACGACTACCGTCGGAATCTCGTCCAGGTTCACAGTCTCTTCGGCGGCTACCTCATCGGCGGGCACCTCCGGCTCCTCTGTGTCGTTGCCACAGCCAGCCACC containing:
- the tmk gene encoding dTMP kinase, translating into MTGRLIAFEGGEAAGKSTQAKLLAERLGAVLTFEPGATDSGARIRSLVLDSPDLALSPHAEALLMAADRAQHVAEVIRPALESGIHVVTDRFIGSSLAYQGFGRHLGVDDVLALSLFATGGLQSDLNVLLEVSEEVARSRQSSPGDRIEAENADFHQRVLNGFRTLAQQDPERWVVLDGGRSVGEVAEAVYAAVRDRLGV
- a CDS encoding putative DNA binding domain-containing protein, producing MTAKTSDLALAADVQERGALLHGLSEDQWFDRKGPRLGARQLGEVLVGFANADGGTIVIGLSDGRVEGINAAGAESLSGWQQAAMDFTMPTVPCETRLVECINHRGDADRLLVLRVEASGVVHATTDDTAYLRVGDETRKLRFDQRRELLADKGQAAYEAATLPEVSVADLNAGLLSEYARAAGSSDPRRLLAARGLVTAGDEVTVAAALLFAPTPQRWLPQADVRVVRYRGRERRSGRHQQIDSDVRFDGPLPHQLTAAREAIMSLIPSRRVLGRHGRFEDMPIVPADAWLEGLVNAVVHRSYSYSGDHIRIEIFDDRIEVHSPGRFPGLSDPADPREVMRFARNPRIARVCAELRFGQELGEGIRRMFDEMRSAGLADPAYTQTSTSVQLTLSSFTVNVALEQQLMPRQKQILSLLRAHDGLSTGDAVDASGWSRPVVLKDLGRLRELGLIEWRGRSRNDPWAYWQVREQAR